One genomic region from Streptomyces venezuelae encodes:
- a CDS encoding DUF1707 domain-containing protein: MDLEKKPEPEKQPQPQRSAAPAEPAPAETAFADPRGSLRASDADRDRIADILRDALAEGRIDPEEHSDRIDAVYRAKTVGELEPIVRDLPSARTRRDPEPVYEDDPADAGGEADSLVAIFSSTTRKGRWRVSRRTNAFALFGNIEIDLTEAIFAQRVTTINATSIFGNVEVRVPENVSLRGNGSGIFGNFEVVTLEGVDPQAPVVVVNGYSVFGNVEARPKRGKWITDLQSKLRKHLGH; encoded by the coding sequence GTGGACCTCGAAAAGAAGCCCGAACCCGAAAAGCAGCCGCAGCCGCAGCGTTCGGCCGCTCCCGCCGAGCCCGCCCCTGCCGAGACCGCTTTCGCCGACCCGCGAGGCTCGTTGCGGGCGTCCGACGCGGACCGGGACCGGATCGCGGACATCCTCCGGGATGCCCTGGCCGAGGGCCGGATCGATCCCGAGGAGCACTCGGACCGGATCGACGCGGTCTACCGCGCCAAGACCGTGGGAGAGCTGGAGCCGATCGTCCGCGACCTGCCGAGCGCCCGGACCCGCCGGGACCCCGAGCCGGTGTACGAGGACGATCCGGCCGATGCCGGCGGCGAGGCGGACAGCCTGGTCGCGATCTTCTCCAGCACGACCCGCAAGGGCCGGTGGCGGGTGAGCCGCAGGACGAACGCGTTCGCGCTCTTCGGCAACATCGAGATCGATCTGACCGAGGCGATCTTCGCGCAGCGCGTCACGACGATCAACGCCACGTCGATCTTCGGGAACGTCGAGGTGCGGGTCCCGGAGAACGTGAGCCTGCGCGGCAACGGCAGCGGAATCTTCGGCAACTTCGAGGTCGTGACCCTGGAGGGCGTCGACCCGCAGGCCCCGGTCGTCGTCGTCAACGGCTACTCGGTCTTCGGCAACGTCGAGGCGAGGCCCAAGCGCGGCAAGTGGATCACCGACCTCCAGAGCAAGCTGCGCAAACACCTCGGTCACTGA
- the glpX gene encoding class II fructose-bisphosphatase, which yields MTESHHLPPELVVSPEAPDRNLALELVRVTEAAAMAAGRWVGRGDKIGADGAAVNAMRTLISTVSMNGVVVIGEGEKDEAPMLFNGERVGDGTGAEVDIAVDPIDGTTLNAKGMPNAIAVLAAADRGTMFDPSAVFYMDKLVTGPEAADFVDINAPVSVNIRRVAKAKNSSPEDITVMILDRPRHEGIVKEIRETGARIKFISDGDVAGSIMAVREGTGVDMLMGVGGTPEGIISACAIKCLGGVIQGKLWPKDEAERQKALDAGHDLDRVLSTNDLVSGDNVFFVATGITDGELLRGVRYRAETATTQSLVMRSKSGTIRQIDSTHRLSKLRAYSKIDFDRAK from the coding sequence ATGACCGAGAGCCATCACCTGCCGCCCGAGCTCGTCGTCTCCCCCGAGGCCCCCGACCGCAACCTCGCCCTCGAGCTGGTCCGCGTCACCGAGGCCGCCGCCATGGCCGCCGGCCGCTGGGTCGGCCGCGGCGACAAGATCGGCGCGGACGGCGCGGCGGTCAACGCCATGCGGACCCTGATCTCCACCGTCTCGATGAACGGCGTCGTCGTCATCGGCGAGGGCGAGAAGGACGAAGCCCCGATGCTGTTCAACGGCGAGCGGGTCGGCGACGGCACCGGTGCCGAGGTCGACATCGCCGTCGACCCGATCGACGGCACCACGCTCAACGCCAAGGGCATGCCGAACGCGATCGCCGTCCTGGCCGCCGCCGACCGCGGCACCATGTTCGACCCGTCCGCGGTGTTCTACATGGACAAGCTGGTCACCGGCCCCGAGGCCGCCGACTTCGTCGACATCAACGCCCCCGTCTCGGTCAACATCCGCCGGGTCGCCAAGGCCAAGAACTCCTCGCCCGAGGACATCACGGTCATGATCCTGGACCGCCCCCGCCACGAGGGCATCGTCAAGGAGATCCGCGAGACCGGGGCCCGGATCAAGTTCATCTCGGACGGCGACGTCGCCGGTTCGATCATGGCCGTCCGCGAGGGCACCGGCGTCGACATGCTCATGGGCGTCGGCGGCACCCCCGAGGGCATCATCTCCGCCTGCGCCATCAAGTGCCTCGGCGGTGTGATCCAGGGCAAGCTGTGGCCGAAGGACGAGGCCGAGCGGCAGAAGGCGCTCGACGCGGGCCACGACCTGGACCGGGTGCTCTCCACGAACGACCTGGTCAGCGGCGACAACGTCTTCTTCGTCGCGACCGGCATCACCGACGGCGAGCTGCTGCGCGGTGTGCGCTACCGCGCCGAGACGGCGACGACGCAGTCGCTGGTCATGCGCTCGAAGTCCGGCACGATCCGCCAGATCGACTCGACGCACCGGCTCTCGAAGCTGCGCGCGTACAGCAAGATCGACTTCGATCGCGCCAAGTGA
- the xseA gene encoding exodeoxyribonuclease VII large subunit, with translation MALTTSAEAPLPVGEVSRLIGGWIDRLGAIWVEGQITQLSRRPGAGVVFLTLRDPSYDISIGVTCYRQVFDSVADLVSEGARVVVHAKPEWYAPRGQLSLRAAEIKPVGIGELLARLEQLKRSLAAEGLFALDRKKPLPFLPHLIGLVCGRASAAERDVLENARRRWPAVRFEVRNVPVQGVKAVPQVVQAVKELDAHEDVDVIIVARGGGSVEDLLPFSDEQLVRAVADCRTPVVSAIGHEPDSPLLDLVADLRASTPTDAAKKVVPDVGEELDRVRGLRDRALRTVRGLLEREERGLAHALGRPVMEHPQRMVEVREDEVDALLARSRRVLGHLLDRADSELSHTRARVRALSPAATMERGYAVLQRADGSVVRSPDEVAEGEELRARVAEGEFAVRRVDAGAGAGPDGAGPA, from the coding sequence ATGGCTCTGACTACGTCCGCCGAAGCACCGCTTCCCGTCGGTGAGGTCTCCCGGCTGATCGGGGGCTGGATCGACCGGCTCGGAGCGATCTGGGTCGAGGGGCAGATCACGCAGCTGTCGCGCCGCCCGGGCGCCGGGGTCGTCTTCCTGACGCTGCGGGATCCCTCGTACGACATCTCCATCGGCGTCACCTGCTACCGCCAGGTCTTCGACTCGGTCGCGGACCTGGTGTCCGAGGGCGCCCGCGTCGTCGTGCACGCCAAGCCCGAGTGGTACGCGCCGCGCGGGCAGCTGTCGCTGCGGGCCGCGGAGATCAAGCCGGTCGGGATCGGCGAGCTGCTCGCCCGTCTTGAGCAGCTGAAGCGGAGCCTGGCGGCCGAGGGGCTCTTCGCGCTCGACCGGAAGAAGCCCCTGCCGTTCCTGCCGCACCTGATCGGGCTCGTCTGCGGCCGGGCCTCGGCGGCGGAGCGGGACGTCCTGGAGAACGCGCGGCGCCGCTGGCCGGCCGTCCGCTTCGAGGTGCGGAACGTCCCGGTGCAGGGCGTGAAGGCGGTCCCGCAGGTCGTCCAGGCGGTGAAGGAGCTCGACGCCCACGAGGACGTGGACGTGATCATCGTCGCGCGGGGCGGCGGCAGCGTCGAGGACCTGCTGCCCTTCTCGGACGAGCAGCTCGTCCGGGCCGTCGCCGACTGCCGTACGCCGGTGGTCTCCGCGATCGGGCACGAGCCGGACTCGCCCCTCCTCGACCTGGTGGCGGACCTGCGGGCCTCGACGCCGACCGACGCGGCCAAGAAGGTCGTACCGGACGTCGGCGAGGAGCTCGACCGGGTGCGCGGGCTGCGGGACCGGGCGCTGCGGACCGTGCGGGGGCTCCTGGAGCGGGAGGAGCGCGGTCTCGCGCACGCCCTCGGGCGGCCCGTCATGGAGCATCCGCAGCGGATGGTCGAGGTCCGCGAGGACGAGGTCGACGCGCTGCTCGCGCGGAGCCGGCGGGTCCTGGGGCACCTCCTGGACCGGGCCGACTCCGAGCTGTCGCACACCCGGGCGCGGGTCAGGGCGCTGTCGCCCGCCGCGACGATGGAGCGGGGGTACGCGGTGCTCCAGCGGGCGGACGGCTCGGTGGTCCGCTCGCCCGATGAGGTCGCGGAGGGCGAGGAGCTGCGGGCGCGGGTCGCCGAGGGCGAGTTCGCGGTGCGGCGCGTGGACGCGGGCGCGGGCGCGGGCCCGGACGGGGCCGGTCCGGCCTGA
- a CDS encoding malonic semialdehyde reductase: MSLALDSAAQDLLFREARTANTFTDEPVTDEQVQAIYDLVKYGPTAFNQTPLRITLVRSPEARERLVKHMAEGNQPKTAAAPLVAILSADNEFHEELPALLPHFPQAKDMFFAERPVREQSAVLNAALQAAYFIVGVRAAGLAAGPMTGLDFAGVQKEFLDDDHTPLMVVNIGKPGEDAWFPRSPRLAYDEVVTTV; encoded by the coding sequence ATGTCTCTCGCCCTTGACTCCGCCGCCCAGGACCTCCTCTTCCGTGAGGCCCGCACCGCCAACACGTTCACCGACGAGCCGGTGACCGACGAGCAGGTCCAGGCGATCTACGACCTGGTGAAGTACGGCCCGACCGCCTTCAACCAGACCCCGCTGCGCATCACCCTGGTCCGCTCCCCCGAGGCCCGCGAGCGCCTGGTCAAGCACATGGCCGAGGGCAACCAGCCGAAGACGGCGGCCGCACCGCTGGTCGCGATCCTCTCCGCGGACAACGAGTTCCACGAGGAGCTCCCGGCCCTGCTCCCGCACTTCCCGCAGGCCAAGGACATGTTCTTCGCGGAGCGCCCGGTCCGCGAGCAGTCCGCCGTGCTGAACGCCGCCCTTCAGGCCGCGTACTTCATCGTCGGCGTCCGCGCCGCCGGCCTCGCCGCCGGCCCGATGACCGGCCTCGACTTCGCCGGCGTCCAGAAGGAGTTCCTGGACGACGACCACACCCCGCTGATGGTCGTCAACATCGGCAAGCCGGGCGAGGACGCCTGGTTCCCGCGCTCCCCGCGCCTGGCCTACGACGAGGTCGTCACCACCGTCTGA
- a CDS encoding exodeoxyribonuclease VII small subunit produces the protein MAAGTEEAALGYEQARDELVEVVRRLEAGGTSLEESLALWERGEELAKVCRRRLEGARARLDASLAAERAAEAEAEGTEE, from the coding sequence ATGGCAGCCGGTACGGAAGAGGCGGCGCTCGGGTACGAGCAGGCGCGGGACGAGCTCGTCGAGGTCGTCCGGCGGCTGGAGGCCGGCGGGACGTCCCTGGAGGAGTCCCTCGCGCTCTGGGAGCGCGGCGAGGAGCTGGCGAAGGTCTGCCGGCGGCGGCTGGAGGGCGCCCGGGCGCGCCTCGACGCCTCCCTGGCGGCGGAGCGGGCGGCGGAGGCGGAGGCGGAGGGCACGGAGGAGTAG
- a CDS encoding APC family permease: MAEDPQVAGREGHGEHGEHTDLRRSLGFRDLVVYGLLFIAPMAPVGVFGTLDAKSHGAVALVYVVATVAMAFTAFSYAQMVRVAPQAGSVFTYARKGLGEGTGFVAGWMALLDYLLIPAVAYLFAGIAMEALVPEVDRWVWTGIAVVVTTLLNLWGVRAAARVGFAVLAMEIVVLLVFVVSAVVVLARDGARRDWWSPLTGDVSFSLAAVIGAVSVAVLSYLGFDAIASFAEEVTGGSAKVARAVLVCLALAGALFVAQTWLVALLEPVSSAELAADPVKQGSAFYDAVEASVGGWLHDLVAVSKAIGAAFAALAGQAAGGRLLFAMGRERRLPHVLARTDSGVPRVALLVAATVTMVAALWAARQDDGLDHLVSVVDVGALTAFVLLHASVVGWFAVRRAEGPPHWLKHVVMPVVGAAILIAVIVEASVAAQVVGVVWLGIGFVVLAVQGTARMPAARP, from the coding sequence ATGGCCGAGGATCCGCAGGTGGCTGGGCGCGAGGGGCACGGGGAACACGGGGAGCACACGGATCTCCGTCGGAGCCTCGGCTTCCGTGACCTGGTCGTCTACGGGCTCCTCTTCATCGCTCCGATGGCCCCTGTCGGTGTCTTCGGCACCCTCGACGCCAAGTCCCACGGGGCCGTCGCACTGGTGTACGTCGTGGCCACCGTCGCGATGGCCTTCACGGCCTTCAGCTACGCCCAGATGGTGCGGGTCGCCCCCCAGGCCGGCTCGGTCTTCACGTACGCCCGCAAGGGGCTCGGCGAGGGGACCGGATTCGTCGCGGGCTGGATGGCGCTCCTCGACTACCTGCTGATCCCCGCCGTCGCCTACCTCTTCGCGGGCATCGCCATGGAGGCGCTGGTCCCGGAGGTGGACCGGTGGGTGTGGACCGGCATCGCCGTGGTGGTGACGACCCTGCTCAACCTGTGGGGCGTCCGCGCCGCGGCCCGGGTCGGCTTCGCCGTGCTCGCGATGGAGATCGTCGTCCTGCTGGTCTTCGTCGTGTCGGCGGTGGTGGTGCTCGCACGGGACGGGGCGCGGCGCGACTGGTGGTCGCCGCTGACCGGTGACGTGTCGTTCTCGCTCGCCGCCGTCATCGGCGCGGTGTCGGTCGCGGTCCTGTCGTATCTGGGCTTCGACGCGATCGCGTCCTTCGCGGAGGAGGTGACGGGCGGTTCGGCGAAGGTCGCGCGGGCGGTGCTGGTCTGCCTGGCGCTCGCGGGCGCGCTGTTCGTGGCGCAGACGTGGCTCGTGGCCCTCCTCGAACCGGTCTCCTCGGCCGAGCTCGCCGCCGATCCGGTGAAGCAGGGTTCGGCCTTCTACGACGCCGTGGAGGCGTCGGTCGGCGGCTGGCTGCACGACCTGGTCGCGGTCTCGAAGGCGATCGGCGCGGCGTTCGCCGCCCTCGCGGGGCAGGCGGCCGGTGGCCGGCTGCTCTTCGCGATGGGCCGCGAGCGGCGGCTGCCGCACGTCCTCGCCCGGACGGACTCGGGGGTGCCTCGGGTGGCGCTGCTCGTGGCGGCGACGGTGACGATGGTGGCGGCGCTGTGGGCGGCGCGGCAGGACGACGGCCTGGACCACCTGGTGTCGGTGGTCGACGTCGGCGCGCTGACGGCGTTCGTGCTGCTGCACGCGAGCGTGGTGGGGTGGTTCGCGGTACGGAGGGCGGAGGGGCCGCCGCACTGGCTGAAGCACGTCGTCATGCCGGTCGTCGGGGCGGCGATCCTGATCGCGGTGATCGTGGAGGCCTCGGTCGCCGCGCAGGTGGTGGGCGTGGTGTGGCTGGGGATCGGTTTCGTCGTCCTGGCCGTGCAGGGCACGGCGCGGATGCCGGCGGCGCGGCCCTGA
- a CDS encoding DUF4245 domain-containing protein, translating to MWGVAGMRGRQTVRGMFQSLGVIMVAAGVMYLFIPHDESAAPVQAKDYRVELLTAQRAAPYPVLAPEGLGADWKATVVSYKREKSDAWQLGFLSPDTQYVAIHQSTAAPGKYVPEVTHEAKNTGRTQTVAGQVWQRWEGPKYDALVRAEGGSTTVVTGTASFERLAEMAGSLKPQKA from the coding sequence ATGTGGGGCGTGGCAGGTATGCGAGGTAGGCAGACGGTACGAGGGATGTTCCAGTCCCTCGGGGTGATCATGGTCGCTGCGGGAGTGATGTATCTCTTCATCCCGCACGACGAGAGCGCGGCTCCGGTCCAGGCGAAGGACTACCGCGTCGAGCTCCTGACGGCCCAGCGGGCGGCACCGTATCCGGTGCTGGCCCCCGAGGGCCTCGGGGCGGACTGGAAGGCGACGGTCGTCTCGTACAAGCGCGAGAAGAGCGACGCCTGGCAGCTCGGGTTCCTCTCCCCGGACACGCAGTACGTGGCGATCCACCAGTCGACGGCGGCCCCGGGCAAGTACGTGCCCGAGGTGACGCACGAGGCGAAGAACACCGGAAGGACCCAGACGGTGGCCGGGCAGGTGTGGCAGCGCTGGGAGGGGCCGAAGTACGACGCGCTCGTCCGGGCGGAGGGCGGCTCGACGACGGTCGTGACCGGCACGGCGTCCTTCGAGCGGCTGGCTGAGATGGCGGGCTCGCTCAAGCCGCAGAAGGCCTGA
- a CDS encoding WhiB family transcriptional regulator gives MLPLPHQPLQVAAVPPQRTPAREDEAGPWHAEAVCRRDEAGLFFAPSKEPTAARLAREEAAKRVCARCPVMVECREHALLQPEPYGVWGGLTAAERRVVLARRRRREVELRKASATDGRIAQAG, from the coding sequence GTGCTGCCACTGCCGCATCAGCCCCTCCAGGTCGCCGCCGTACCCCCTCAGCGCACACCTGCCCGGGAGGACGAGGCCGGCCCCTGGCACGCGGAGGCGGTGTGCCGCCGGGACGAGGCCGGGCTGTTCTTCGCCCCCTCCAAGGAGCCGACCGCCGCGCGGCTCGCGCGCGAGGAGGCGGCCAAGCGCGTCTGTGCCCGCTGTCCCGTGATGGTCGAGTGCCGGGAGCACGCGCTGCTCCAGCCCGAGCCGTACGGGGTGTGGGGCGGGCTCACCGCGGCGGAGCGCCGAGTGGTCCTGGCCCGGCGCCGGCGGCGTGAGGTGGAGCTCAGGAAGGCGTCCGCGACCGACGGACGGATCGCCCAGGCGGGCTGA